The window cccaccatccttggcaaccgatgttggtaagTTTTAGTCATtgttatctagcggttcggcaaaaaggcgtccgatagaatgagtacaagACTTAAATGAATAAGTTCTGGcttcgattcatttgactaaaaaataaaattcaaggcCGTGCCCCACCATGATTACATAATAGAAGGTTCATCTATAAACGCCTGTCAAAGAAGGCGAGGCTTCAAGGAAGCTAACAGGGGAGTGGGTGGCTGGGGACACTCAGAGATACCACGAAGCGAACAAAGGCTATTTTGGCGGTAGGTTTCATATACTCACCTTTATCTGAATCTgtggaaaaagagaagagaataatgataataataataataataataataataataataataataataataataataacaataacaataacaataacaataataataatagcaataataataataagaataataatattaataataataacaataacaataacaataataataataataacaatgatgatgataataatgataatgatagtaataataatgataataataacaacaataataataataataataataataataataataataataataataataataattcatattgaaagacttcaaacaaagaacatgcctcctcattgatatgactgtcccaatcgatataaacgtatctgtcagacctaccaaaaactgagcaaatataaagatctgaaatagaaatcagcaaaatgtggaagctgaagactaaaacaatacctgttgtcataggtgacctgggaatgatagcaaaggggctgatagctaccaactcagataccaggaaacccaaaatggcagaagttcaaaagatagtgctcatgggaactgctcatatactacgcaaaatactctctatgtaatctcaaggtttaaaacaaacataattttcggtttttaaaaaaaaaaaaaaaaaaaacctttttttttagacattcattagtacaacatccccaccccccacccccccaaatatatggcacactaggcataacaacaacatgaacttccaaccctgttgtctcttgaggtctctgggtgagacttggagccaacttgtacaaatataaagcaaaagtcaaacatagaataataataataataataataataataataataataataataatatatgtttgtgttgaagatatttcgctactgcccctgtCACTTCCCCTCTCCAAGCGTTCAGTCATActataacatctcttatcctttaaCGTTTAATGTTTacaacatcaatttaacaccagtgggctagcatataaaaaactgagattcagtaaatagtattttatatataaaagaccaTAGTGGTTCTTtgtggttgagaccatagcgaATCTCTTTCTAGCGTAAgggcttccacatagtggttccctcttatatttatatatatatatatatatatatatatattatatatatatatattatatgtatatatggcatatatccacacgcacgcacgcgtgtaTAAGTTCAGATTTGTTTTTATTAGTCAAAACTCCATACTTTCAATGAGAGCATATGTATatccgtatttatatatatgtgtgttttgtgtgtgtgtatgtgtgtgtgtgtgtgcacttatgtATGTGGGAAGGTGCACCGTTTAGTGGTTGGGCTACTCGTTTCCctatcgtaaggttgtgagttcggttcttggtggcgcgttgtgtccttcagcaagacactttattccacattgctccactccactcagctggcaaaaatgcttTGTACCTGTAACtcaatgggccagccttgtcacattttgtgtcatgctggctgaatctccctgagaactacattaaggctaCGCGTAGGCGGCAGAGTgtcagtttatatatgtgtgtatgtttgtgtgtatgtagtaattttattaaaaaaattatgatggGTTGGGGTCGGTCCGATCGATAAGAACCGcataaggcgatgctccagcatggccgaagtctaatgactaaaaataGTAACTGAAATAACAGTTTATAAGGACATAAGAATTTAAGAATATAagattataataatatgataatataggATTATAAGAgcataagaatataagaatataagaatataagaatataggaACATAAGATTataagaataaacgaatataagattataaaattatcagaatataaaaatataagataatgAGAATATACATACTACAGGTTAACTTTCTCAGTTCCGTTCTAACGGTTTTCAACAGGGAGTATTTATCTACCATGAAAACATAATCGTTTCTACCAGTGATTGTAAGCAATTCTTTCTTTGAAGCATCTTTTCCCACACCAATGGCGAATATCAGTATTCCTTCCTTCCTCATCTTCATCGCTTGTTCTGCTGTCTTATTCGGCGCCGTCGATTGTCCATCTGTGATCACAATAGCTATTTTCTTAATATCAGGTCGGGCATCTTTGAATATTATTCCATGAGCATATTTGATGGCTAAATATGTTTCTGTGCTGTCACCGTCATCaggtttgaaatcaatattggatATGCCATTTTTCAGTTGATCTTTACTGGCGTACTGGGTCAGACCGAAAGTGTTATCCTTAATAATCTTATCACCAAACGTTACAGCACCAAATCGCATACCATTCTTTCCGATTTCAAAATGATCTACAAAACTTTTCAGAAATGTTATCTGTTCTTTGAAAGCAGTCGGGTGAATACTGCGAGAGCCATCAATTATGAACACAATCTCAGCTCGCGCGTTCTTACaatctgaagaaaaagaaaagaagaaaaaaattaatcttcAATATTGACAGCTATTTTTAGCGGAAGTGCTTAACtgctcttattttatcgaccccaagaggcgaagtcgacgaaatttgaattcagaatataaagatggacgaaaggcCATAGAGGTTGTATGCATGCCGTCCTTCACGGTAACGATTCTCTCAGCTGGCCGCGTTAATGATACCACTGCTAATAATgatcatttctaatataggcacaaggcctgcagttttGGTGGGGGGAGGGttgaagtcgataacatcgaccccaatactcaacttgtacttattttatcccccccccggcccctgaaaggatgaaacacaaaatcgacctcggcggaatttgaactcaaaacgtagcagcagacgaaacaccgctaagcatttggccggcatcctaaccactctgccagctcgccaccttaaatataataataataataataataataataataataataataatataataataataataataataataataatgatgatgatgatgaatattataaTCAGAAAGAGCTTTTAAGCACAGGTATGGATGGTATCTAGACCAAGACGTTCggcctactttattttatcgaccccggagaaATAAAATGCAACGGTGACCTCTGTGGGATCAAGGcttgaagaaatgaaacaaataccagaaggtattttgtctgacgttCTACCGAGTGTGCCCATCTACCACCAAGTCGACATATTATGAGGAATGAAGCTAGAGTCGATTTCAGCAAACTAACCCCAGCACCTGGTTGTTACTGTATTATATCATCAGTAAATCCCAGTGGTATTCGAACCCACTTCCTAAAGGTTTCTAGCAAAGGGCATGTTTCTGTGTTACTCTATCATCATTGCGTTTTCACTACCACCAAGAAGTGAG is drawn from Octopus sinensis unplaced genomic scaffold, ASM634580v1 Contig03634, whole genome shotgun sequence and contains these coding sequences:
- the LOC115227484 gene encoding collagen alpha-4(VI) chain-like yields the protein EKYEWDDCKNARAEIVFIIDGSRSIHPTAFKEQITFLKSFVDHFEIGKNGMRFGAVTFGDKIIKDNTFGLTQYASKDQLKNGISNIDFKPDDGDSTETYLAIKYAHGIIFKDARPDIKKIAIVITDGQSTAPNKTAEQAMKMRKEGILIFAIGVGKDASKKELLTITGRNDYVFMVDKYSLLKTVRTELRKLTCNSDKGCRGMVDINFVFDSSVWVTKIHTILLPSLRSQSQTSILITKKSCLV